In the genome of Populus trichocarpa isolate Nisqually-1 chromosome 10, P.trichocarpa_v4.1, whole genome shotgun sequence, the window AGCTCATGAATGAAGAATAGATTAAACATAAACAAACATGATATGAGTATGCATGGAGACCGATTTGGCTGGATCTCGGTTCAGAATGGTTGGTTTGAAGAgctgttagaaaataaatagaaataactTATAAGTTTTACCATGGagctccttttattttttgatcttcTGTTTGAAGGagaatctaaaaacaaatatgaggaTGCATGGAGATCTATTTGGCTGAGTCTGGGACCGGAATGATTGGTACGAAGAGctgttagaaaataaatgaaaataacttaTAAGTTCTACCAAGgaactccttttattttttatttttttctgtttggagGAGAATCTCGAAAAAAATTCTTAGTACTGAAAAAAGAATCCTCCTTGGCTGCGTGGCGGGTCTACCACCACGTTTTTATCATCGTACTTCTTCCTTTGTCCGAGAGCAGAGAAAGAGAAGACATGGCAACCAAAACTCCAAAGCTTGTGAAGCACACATTATTGGCTCGGTTCAACGATGAGATCACACGAGAACAGATCGACAACTACATTAATGACTATACCGATCTGCTCGATCTCGTTCCAACCATGAAGAGTTTCAGctggtaattaaaataaagccaCTTTTCTACATTCTCTCTCGAGTTCATTAAGTAATACCAATCCTGCTTCAATTTATGTATTTATCACACACAACTAGCCTCACGCTGCAAATTCATGCAGAGTCCAAAATACAGTCCATAGGGTCTTTGAATAgcattttctaatattattaaccattttttactttattatgtGACAGGGACACGGATTTGGGCAAGGAGTCTGCGGAGCTAAACCGAGGATATACTCATGTCTTTGAAGCTACATTTGAGATTATAGCAGGTTTGCAAGAGTACATCGTTTCTCCTGCTCACGTTGCATTTGGAAAACGTTTTATGCCTGCTTTGTCACAGAGTCTGGTGATAGACCACTTTCTCCACTAAATGTTCAGGAGTAATGACTTCGGCCGGGTTATTTCATGGGAATAAGTAATGTAATGTGCAATAAATGCTGGTTTTGAACCACTGAGTGTTCGTGTCTTGATCTTGTTTGTGCTATGTGAAGGGAGCGCTGCTATTCCTTAAAAATAAAGCCATTGGGGTTAAGTTTcagtttttctatatttttccaTGATTAATTTCGGTTAATGTAATGTGCAAAAAATGCTGGTTTTGAACCACTGAATGTTCGTGTCTTCATTTCTTGTTTGTGCTAAGTGAAGGGAGCGCTGCTATTCCTTAAAAATTGTTTAGTTTTTCAATCTAACTCGGGGGTTGATATGAGGTAAAGCTCAGGTAACGGGTCGGGATGACTCGAGTTGACCCAAATCagtgtaaaaataaatgtgattattatcatagtcttaaaactaaatttaaggATTGGTCCAGGGCAAGGCTTGAGTCAGGAGTGAGGTTGACCGTTAACCTGGATAGCTGTaaggacaaaaataattattatcatagttttaaaacttgatttgatggTAGACTAGAGATAAGGCCCAAGTCACATGTCGGGAGGgccaacataaaataaaaattgttagtATCATAGTTTTACAACTTAATTCGGGAGTAAACTCAGAGCAAGGCAAAATTGAAGTTTGTCAGGGGTAAGATtgcacaaaattaaaattttaaagccaATTAGGGGTGTAATtgagaaaaatcacaaatcaaaggattaaattgaattttatcaaaATGGCACCGTTTTGATTATTGTTcatcttcatttttaattttcaccaaaaaaactATTCACGGAGATACTTTTCAGGGGTATTTAATATTTCATCTctctatcaaatttgacaaaacttgcacgAAAATAATCATCTTACATCTGACTACACCAACTACTTGTTTTTCTACCAGCAAATGCACTTGTTTCTGCCAATCCCAGATTGTTGGGCGGGTCAATCCCAGTCATAAAAAAGAGAGGTCAAGTTTGTTGAGTTGCTAGTCGGTCGAACCCAACTCGGTTGGGATGGGCCCAAATGGCTCAAACCAGACCTTTTTTTAGGGTTGGGATGGACTCGGCCCAACAATCTAGGATTGGTAAAAAACAGGTTCGACCTAGTTTGTATCTGCTAGTATAAGCTAGCAATTGCAGAACATGAATTATTTCACGCCTACATGCAGACAAGAGGGGAGGGAAAGATATAAAGGAGCTCATCTGGCGCAAGGGTAGTAGTTGTCGTCATTGGTCTGGCTGAGGAAAACAAAAGTACTGGTGGCTCATAGTGTTGTTGAGGTGGTGGTTGGGTTCCAATAGTgtaagaagaagaagtttgTGGTGTAGATGGAGAAGGAGAGATTGACAAAGGTGGTTATGTCGCCGACGAGGAGACGGGCTGGTGTAGGAGGTTGTGTTATGGTTGTTCATAGCGATGCTAAGATTGTGGTAGCTTAAAAAACAATGGAGAAAGAGGTGAGGAATagtaaaattgcataaaaataatggggaagagattatttttttctaacttttcaCTAATTTTCTTCATGCTTAGGGCATAgaatccacctctatttataggggatggaaaatagatattttttctttaatggtgTCAAATATTAACCCTTAATTCAGTCTCAAAGGATCCCAACTGTTggcttaaaataaatatcatgaaCTGTCAAATCTAGTAGTTAAGAGCTACTTGAGTTGACCTTTTTGAACCAGCTCCATAATGTTTTGGTGTTAATCGGTCAGAAAAGACAATATCGGGGTGTAGTCAGAtgttaaatgattatttttgtacaagttttatcaaatttgatagagaGATGAAACATTAAATTCTCATAAAAAGTAGTCTTTAGAGCAGTTTTTTTCGGtgaaaattgaataagaagataaaccaaaccaaaatggGAGTAActaaaaaatgggttatgacatcCTTGTtctttaagataatttataCAAATCTGATCCCTTTCATTGTCCAAGATTATACTATGAATTCTCTCATTGTAGACTTTTtgttcactctttttttttcatcccaattttttttaagtccaCTATTTATGTGTTAATCTGAGATCAATCTAAATAAGATGTtaaagaaggataaaattaaagaacaaaaacctAGAGTGAAAagaacatagaaaataaatggtgGTTTCAATATCTGTGATTTGAACCTTGCATCAGGTTGATTTTCTAGTCAGGTTTTAAAGCTacgataataatcatttttatccataCGTTGACTCGAGTTAGCCCGTGTTGACTCTTACAACCTATGAGCTAGGCCTTGCCCCAATTGATCtccgagttgagttttaaaaccatgataataacaacttttatttgTAGATTGACTCGGGTCTGCCCGAGTTGACCTAATTGATTTGTGACCTTGGCCTTGTATCGGGTTGACTCTCAAATCAAGTTgtgaaactatgataataacaacttttattattatgctGACCTGGGTCAACTCTGGTCATCTTGACCTGTGACTCGAGCTTTGCTCCAAATCAACCTTcgagttagattttaaaattataataatttttatttttatccttacatgtaTTGAATGAACAATTTtggaattaaaagttttttcagagatatttaagaattaaaaataaaaaaatattatttttgaaaacatgtatttttggtACCTTTTGTCTTGGAAGTGCaaaaattcacttcaaaattatttcaaagataaatttaattttatatctctATCCCTtcaatcaaacatatttttgtctCTACTGTCTCTGTTACTTTTATTCTAGAACAATAACCAAACATATTGATGTCTCAATTGTCTTGTAAATTGATGATTGTTTCATTGGATATATAAAatccatttgtttttgctttttaaaagtgtttttgaaaaaaaataatttttttttcttattacaaattaatttattttgatatttttaaattattttggtgctttaatgttaaaaataaatttttaaaattaaaaaaatattattttaatatatttttaaataaaaaatattttaaaaaataattattaaacaaattaaagcgAGGTTGAAGTCTTGCCTATACAAGAAATACCAGAAAGTGGTTATTGGATCTCATCTGATCTTGGATTTTGTCCTCAATAACCCATcgtcattttcatttttaacatatttttgtaCTTTAATTTGGGGTGCGTGCTACCAAATCAATTCCCTTGTTTACCTGGTGAGTTGATAATGGAAGGATGGtgtataggtttttttttttttaatgttgagttAGGATAGCCATAATCTGGTTAAGAGAGACGGTAATTTTTAACAAAGTATAAAATGCAATGAGTAATAAGAttgaaagatcaaattaaaagaaaaaaaaataaaaggtagaaTTTAAAACCCGACCCGACCATTTTTCATCCGTAATCCTTCAACGGCTCCAACTTAGATGGGCCATATTAATCTTCCTATGATAAGATTTGGGCCGTAGTTGTTCATGGGTAAAACTCATGCCCATGGGCTTTTCCCCACATTTATCTGGGtcttacaaggaaaaaaaaaaaaaaaaagcaagaaaagaagaggagccagatttttaattttcatggtaGCTAGCCTCCTCCTCCGTCCCCGTGTTTACCCAtataaaggagaagaagaatatcaccaaataaatgaattaaaaaagagtagaagaaaaacaagaggttCGATTCTTTCTCGCTTCGATTTCTGATCTCTATGCAGGTACGTGTCAATTCGCTTCTGTCAATAGTGActctagttagggtttttttgggtAAAGATTTGCATGCTTTTGTGCCTtttctcttatatttattttattttttattttttataattacaatgAACAAGACATCAGTTTTATGAAAAATCTTAGCTAGTTATAATTGAAGAGTTTAATTATTCTGGTATTGAAGGATTTTGGCTCTGTGGGTTTCAGGAGGAAGGGTGAATGATGGGTTCTCAAGTCGAGTCTGTTAAAGAAATTGTTTCTGACCGAAAACCCGAAAGAGGTGGTATGAATcttggatttggattttattACTTCATTGACTGCAAAtggaaaaattattgtttttgacaAGGTGGTTTTTAATGGGTTTGTCTTGATCTTTAAAGAGATGGAATCGCGGGTGGAAGCTATATGGGAAAAAATGAATAAAGGAGTTTCTAATAAGACTGctaaatcattttcaaataagCGTAATGTTTCGACTGTGAATGCTAGTTCAAAGAAGGCGAATAATGTGAGGatgttctctctctctagctCTTTTGAATGGGATTTTAGTTGTATTGGTGgttgatgttttatttgtttctgcTGATCTTTATATGGTAGAACTGGATGGCTTATCTTGGCTTGACACCTAAGGAGGCAGACTCCTCTGGACAAGATGGGGAGGTGCAGCAGAATGGTACCAGCGTTGAAGACAGTAAGGTTGCTTCCTTGTGGGAGCACATGAATAAAGGAGTACCTAATAAGTTGCATAAAACGTTTTTGAACAAATCTTGTTCAACAGTGGATGAATCT includes:
- the LOC7468123 gene encoding stress-response A/B barrel domain-containing protein HS1, producing the protein MATKTPKLVKHTLLARFNDEITREQIDNYINDYTDLLDLVPTMKSFSWDTDLGKESAELNRGYTHVFEATFEIIAGLQEYIVSPAHVAFGKRFMPALSQSLVIDHFLH